CTGGGGCTGCCCGTACTGGGGCTGGCCAGCGGGTCCAGGCCGGTAGGGGGCGGGTTCTGCGGGCTGTTGGGGCCGTACGGAGTAGTCACGTCCGGCATATCCGCGATCGCCGGAAGGGCGTTTCCTCCCCGACGCCGGGATGCCCATGTCCCCGGTGAGCAGGCAGCGGTTCCCGGCGGCGACCAGGTCGCGGGCGACCTCGATGCCGTGCTCGAGTGCGGCGCGGGCCTGCTCGCGGGTCATGGCCGGGCCGGTGGTCATGTCGGCGGTGCCGCGGGCGACCTTGCGGGGCAGCAGGCCGGGCACCGGGTCGAGCTCGGATCACCGTCGCCGAGTCGATCGGCGTCGGGAACCGCGCCGATCATCAGAAGTAACTACATGCGGTAGCAGCTCCGCCACGGCTGTCCTGGCGAGCCGCTCACCACACACATACGACAGTAGACAATTGTCTATTAGAGTCGTAGGGTCGGGAGCGTGGACTCCTCCCCCGCCGACCGGCTCCTCTCTCTGTCGATCACTCTGGCCATCGACCCGCCGATCCCGGCCGATACCGATGTCCACGAGATCGGCCAGGCCGTGGCCGCAAGGATCGGCAACGACGGGGTCGCGATGACCACGGCCCCCATTCGCGGTGAGCCGATCGGCCGCCTCGGCTGGGTCATCCCCACCACCACCAATCGCGCCATGGGCAGCGGCCTCGCCGACTTCGCACGCGTTCTGGAGGCCGCCGCTCGTGAGGGTCTCGAACGCGTCGTCCCCCTGACGACCCCGGAAAACCGCGGCCGCGTCCGCACCGTCGCCCTGGAAGTCCTCACACTCGACGAGGTCGATCGTCGCCTGGCCATCGACCGCTTCCCCGACGTTGTCGGCATCGACGAGGTCTGCCACATCCTCGGCGTGAAACGAGCCATGGCCTACCGCCACACCTCCCGCGACAGCTTCCCCCCGCGTGTCCGCGAGGGGGTCGCGATCTGGTTCCGCGCCGGCGTCGAGCGCTACGCCGCCGAGCTACGTGGGGAACCAGACCCCATGATCGAGAAGATGCGCAGCCTCGGATACCCCACAGCGCCCGTTGAGATCGGAACCTCGCCGACGGCCGCAGCCGGTAGGGAGGACATCAAGACCACCGGCCCCAGCTGATCCGCAGCCGAGGACGCCCGGCACGGCCTCGCGCGCGTCGGAGATTCTGCGCTGGCGGGTGGCACCGCCCCGGCCTGACCCACCGCTCACACCGGTCCCCGGAGACGCTGGCTACCGTGCCTGGACCCAACTTGCCACAGCGGCGCGGTTGTGCAGGCTGCAACCGAGCACGTCTGCCTGCGACCTAGCGAGCTCGAAGCTGATCGAAGACCCGTTAGGAGACGGAAGTACGAGACGCTCTAACGATTGAGCGTTCCGGATGCTGGCCGGCGACAAGCTGACCTGACCTGCTCGGGCTTCCGATCTGCCAACCGCGAGAGTCGCAGCACGGGCAGCAGCGAAAGTGACGGCCGAATCCTTTCGCCAGGGCAGCGGATAGACGACGACGCCTCGATCGGCGGCCACGGTCAACGTCGTGGTGAAGCTCAGGACGTCGACGACTACGGCGATATCGCAGTCCGAAACCACAGCAGCGGCTCCGGCGAGACCCCACTCCATGCGGAGCGAATACGCGCTCTGCCCATGGGCAGCCGACCCTGATATCACGCGGTGAACAGTACTTCGATCAGCGATGCAGCGGATGATCACAGTCACCCGAAGACTAGTCCATGACGCGCGGCTCCTCGTCGCACCGGCGAAGACTGTCTTCTCCGTGCAGATAGGTTCCGGGAGGGCAACGGGCGCATCCAGCGGACGTTCCTGGCCCAGCTCGTCCACTACGCGGGATACGAGCTGCGCTGGACCGGGATGGACCC
The sequence above is drawn from the Pseudonocardia alni genome and encodes:
- a CDS encoding helix-turn-helix transcriptional regulator, producing MDSSPADRLLSLSITLAIDPPIPADTDVHEIGQAVAARIGNDGVAMTTAPIRGEPIGRLGWVIPTTTNRAMGSGLADFARVLEAAAREGLERVVPLTTPENRGRVRTVALEVLTLDEVDRRLAIDRFPDVVGIDEVCHILGVKRAMAYRHTSRDSFPPRVREGVAIWFRAGVERYAAELRGEPDPMIEKMRSLGYPTAPVEIGTSPTAAAGREDIKTTGPS